The DNA segment AaccatgaaaaaaacaccctgcagattcaaaagccgtacgcttaccattaatcacagcataaccgtccattttaagctctccgtagtttaaagcatgttgaatgaaaacattttcagtttctgctacatacattaaccattgtatcgaggcatttgaaaagcttttttgctgcTCACGGTAATTGTCGGGAGGAATGGTCGCTATTGTGTCTTGAGGCATgaatttacttctatacatagccatgcacagtgaagcaatggtgGTACATTGGAAGGGTTCTATCTGCCCTATTGCATAAACCTCGGTACGGAATTTGATACATgcctctttcaaaatttcaacatcatttttgcagtagaacgccatttcgtctctgaaattaaaaacaccattcttaatcgaatcataccatttgtaaaaggcatcacgatctttagacatcatttgctgaacCCCGTAGTAACATGGTTCAGGATAGGGGCCTACGTAATtctggttttcagcagtattgaaaaaatgaggaaaatatccttttttgGCTTCAAATCCCATAGCTGCAGGCAGGGCACTTAACTTCATGGGCAAAAAGTTAAAGGAATCAATGTAATGCATCTTAAAAGCCTTGTCTGTAAAACACATCaacttgctaccctgagctatgatatGTGGGTTAATACCGTTGGTtactaaataattcatcagtaaataactgtGATAAGACTTTGCATTGTGTGCCAAGAAAGTATAGCCGGCATAACAAGGTCTGCGATACCTttcaaaaaactttttcacacaTTCCTCGCCCTCCCAAAACCATGATTCACCATCCATGTGCATGCAATACAAATAATTAGGAATGTGCACGCCAGCTTCCTGccgacattcaaaatcataaaacacatatttgtctgtggGTTCCTTAGGTTTAAGCATTTGAATGAAGCATTTATGATCAGTGTGAGGTAGCAACACTGCTTTACATTGCTTACAGTAAGGACTAAGACATTTATGAGTCTGTGGCTTTGTCGGgtcacatttatagagagaatagcaccttgtacaaagttttaaaatgtcacacatagaaacctgtttttcactgttggctttatctcggagaatcttatgctcgtcataacagagctgtgatcgacaataacgattgcaatcgttacattttacctttacagagGACTCACTGTTACAggctggtgaaaaacacacattacagtgtccCTCACACCGATGGCCTGATCGATTACTGTAGGCGgtgtaacagtaattacacagataggcagcacccagaaaacctttcaagttaacaataccatagaaatgattctcatgaagaaacagaaatacagttttgttttttgctcgagtatctgtttggtgattcaggaacacatccttttgaggac comes from the Acipenser ruthenus chromosome 13, fAciRut3.2 maternal haplotype, whole genome shotgun sequence genome and includes:
- the LOC117417979 gene encoding uncharacterized protein LOC117417979 isoform X1, encoding MLIVQVIRCPEGGGLRRGLQTLMKSELIRKKAKHLIICYNRDNQLCFAYSVLSLLFPEFRGAYDTCMAEALKLQQSVGLSEHQMVSFADIDKFEQALDVKIVVWYRCPQKDVFLNHQTDTRAKNKTVFLFLHENHFYGIVNLKGFLGAAYLCNYCYTAYSNRSGHRCEGHCNVCFSPACNSESSVKVKCNDCNRYCRSQLCYDEHKILRDKANSEKQVSMCDILKLCTRCYSLYKCDPTKPQTHKCLSPYCKQCKAVLLPHTDHKCFIQMLKPKEPTDKYVFYDFECRQEAGVHIPNYLYCMHMDGESWFWEGEECVKKFFERYRRPCYAGYTFLAHNAKSYHSYLLMNYLVTNGINPHIIAQGSKLMCFTDKAFKMHYIDSFNFLPMKLSALPAAMGFEAKKGYFPHFFNTAENQNYVGPYPEPCYYGVQQMMSKDRDAFYKWYDSIKNGVFNFRDEMAFYCKNDVEILKEACIKFRTEVYAIGQIEPFQCTTIASLCMAMYRSKFMPQDTIATIPPDNYREQQKSFSNASIQWLMYVAETENVFIQHALNYGELKMDGYAVINGKRTAFESAGCFFHGCPLCYDSADVNPLSKVSCGTMCHHFDEKIETLQKVYGLEVRVIWEHEWNTLKKQPKVHDFLVRSDFPERINPREALFGGRTNAITLHHVAQENERVEYFDFTSLYPFVNKTKVYPVDHPAIIYHNLRLEPVLWIVQINCSAS